The sequence GAGCCCGTGGTGGCGTTGTGGGTCTGGCAGTGCGTGGTGGCCGGGGTGCTGCTGTCGTTCGGCCTGTCCATGACGTTCAGCGCCGCCGCGGCGTGGCAGGCGGTGCGCGGCCATGTCTTCGCGCCCGCGCCGCACGGCGTCGTCGAGGCGTACGCGCTCGCGGACGACGGGCCGTGGTCGGCGGTGATGGCGGTGCTGCTGGCCTTCGGCGGGGTGTGGACGGCGGCCATGCTGGCCCGGGAGATCCACCGGGCGCACCTGCGGCGCAGGCAGCGGCGGGCCGAACTCCTGGTGCGCGCCCCTCTGATGCCCGGCGAGGAGCCGGGGAGCGGACGTCTCGTGGTCCTTGAGGGCGAGCGCCCGGACGCCTGGTGGCTGCCGGGGGCCGCGCCCCAGCTGGTCATCACCACGGCCGCGCTCGGGCGCCTGAAAGGGCGGCAGCTCGACGCGGTCCTGGCCCATGAGCAGGGCCACGCGCAGGCACGGCACGACTGGCTGCTCAACTGCTCGGAGGCGCTGGCCTCGGGCTTCCCGCAGGTCCCGGTGTTCGCGGCGTTCCGAGGCGAGATGCACCGGCTGGTCGAGCTGGCGGCCGACGATGTGGCCTCGCGGCGCTTCGGCCGGCTGACGATCGCCCTCGCCCTGGTCGAACTCAACGAGGACCGGGGTGTGTTCGGCCCCTGCCCGGCCGGGGACGCGGAGCTGCCGCTGCGGGTGAACCGGCTGCTGGCCCCGGCGGGCCGGCTCACGGCCGCCCGCCGGCTGCGGCTGACCGCCGCGGCGGCCTTCGTACCCGTGGTGCCGCTGCTGGTCGCGTTCGTGCCGGGGCTCAGCGCGCTGGGGTGAGCGGGGGCCGGTGAGCGGGGCCGTTGGGTGTCCGGCGAGCCGGGTGTGATCCCCGACGGGCCGGGCCGAACCGTGTGCCGTCCAGCGTGCTGGGATGGACTCGGGTGGCGGGCTCGGCGAGGATCGTGCCATGCATGTGTCGCCGCGCTCCCTCGTGGACCGCGCCCGCGCCTCTTCGCCGGTCGCCCGCGCGGGGGCCGTCTGCACGGTGCTCGCCGGGGCGCTGACGGCCCTGGTCGTGGCCCGGTGGCAGCCGCTCATGGACCTGGACCGCTCGGTCGCCCGGTCGCTGCACCGGCGGGCGGTGGCCGAGCCCGGCCTCGTCCATGTCAACCGGCTGTTGACGGACTGGCTGTGGGACCCGTGGACGATGCGCGCCCTGGTCGCGGTCGCGGTGGTGACCCTGTGGTGGCGCGGTGCCCGGCCGCTCGCGGTCTGGGTCGCGGCCACGACCGTGCTCTCCTCGCTCCTCCAGCAGGGCGTCAAGGCCGCGGTCGGCCGGGACCGCCCCCGGTGGCCGGACCCGGTGGACTCCGCCACGTACGCCGCCTACCCCTCCGGGCACGCGATGACGGCGACGGTGAGCTGCGGTCTCCTGCTGTGGCTGCTGCACCGGTCCGGGGTCCGGGGCCCGCTGTGGCGGGCGGCCGTGGGAGCGGCGGCCGTCTCGGTGGCCGGGGTCGGTCTCACCCGGGTGTATCTGGGGGTGCACTGGCCGTCCGACGTGCTGGGCGGGTGGCTTCTGGGAGCGGCGCTGGTGGCCCTCGCGGTCCGCGGCTTCGAGCGGTACGCCGCCCGTTCCGGCCCCGGCCGGGTGGCCTGAACAGGGCCTCTTGCCCGCCTCCACCCCGTGGGCGAGGATCGGTGCCATGCCGATCAAGGGTGTGCTCTTCGACTTCTCCGGGACGCTGTTCCGGATCGAATCCGTCCGTTCCTGGCTCGCCGGGGCCCTCGCCGAGCGGGGGGTACGCGTGACCGATGCGGACTTCGAGCGGTACGCGACGGAGCTGGAGGCGGCCGGCGCGCTGCCCGGCGGCCCCAGTCCGCGGCGGATGCCCGAGGAGCTGGCGGAAGGCTGGGCGCACCGCGACGAGAACGCGGAGCTGCACCGCGCGGTGTACACCGGTCTGGCCCGCCAGGTCGCCCTGCCCGACCCGGGGCTGTACGACGTCCTGTACGAACGCCATCTGTCGCCGGACGCCTGGCGCCCCTACCCGGACGCGGCACAGGTGCTGGAGGGGCTGCGTGAGGCCGGGGCCGGGATCGGGGTCGTCAGCAACATCGGCTGGGACCTGCGGCCGGTGTTCCGGGCGCACGGCCTGGACCCGTACGTGGACGCGTACGTCCTCTCCTTCGAGCACGGCGTCCAGAAGCCGGACGCGCGCCTCTTTCACACGGCCTGCACACTTCTGGGACAGCATCCGACGGATGTGGTGATGGTCGGCGACGACCGGGTGGCGGACGGTGGGGCCGCCGCACTGGGCTGCGAGGTGCGGTTCGTGCAGCATGCACCGGTCGACGAGCGGCCCGACGGGCTGCGGGAGCTCGGACTGACCGCGATGGTTGCCTGACAGAGATGTGAGAGATGTCCCTGACGCGCAATGGGTCGGATTGTCACATCGGGGCCGTAGCCTGGTAGGTATGTCCCCGACTTCGTGCCCGTCCAGCTCCGTACGCTCAGCCGCAGTGGTGAATGAAGACATTCGCGACCTGTGGCGGCGCTCGGGCGGCCACCTGTCCCCGGAGGACGAGGAGCAGTACCAGCGTCTGCTGGTCGAGTGGGCCGCCGCCACCAAGGGCAATTCCAGGTCCGCCGCCTGAGGCGCGCGCCGGTTCCGGCGATCCCCTGCGTCGCCGGAACCGGGGCACGGCACTCCGGCCGGTACGGCCGCGCATGGGCCCCGAAGGGCGCCTGCGGGCGGTGGCGGGCCGGGCGGGGCTACAGCATGTCCCGTCGTGGCTGATCGGTCAATGAATTACCGGGCTCCGCCCGTGCGGAGCCCGGGGCGGGATGCGGGCGCGCCCGGTCAGCTCCCGCCGAGGCGGCCGGCCTGGAGCTCCGCCGCTTCGAGGATGCCGGTGAGCAGACCGGGGAACAGCGCCTCCAGGTCGTCGCGCCTGAGCCCGTTCATCTTGGCGGTGCCCCGGTAGGTCTGCCGGACGATGCCGCTCTCGCGGAGCACCCGGAAGTGGTGCGTGGTGGTGGACTTGGTGACCGGCAGGTCGAAACAGGAGCAGGTGAGCTCGCCCTCGGCCGCCGCGAGTTCCCGGACGACGCACAGCCGTACCGGGTCCGAGAGGGCGTGCAGGACCGCTTCGAGCCTGATCTCCTGGCGCGCGGGGTGGGCCAGGGTGCGCGCGCCCGCCGCCGGGGCCATGGTGCTGGCAGAGGTCACGGTGGCTCTCCGTCTCGTCGCTCCGTCCGGGACTCCCATAATACGAGGCTCATCGTAATTTGATGTAGAGGACGGAATCTGTCCTAAAGGCTGCCTAGCGTGGCATGGGTGGCCGGGCAGCGGGTCCGGTGCCGAGCGGAAGGCGCAGCAGGATGACGAGCACGGCCGACACCCCGGAGAACGCCCGGACCTTCGCGTGTGCCGAAAACCTCGAAGCGTGGCTGGAGGAGCATCATGCCGACCGGCCGGGCCTCTGGCTGAAGGTCGCCAAGCGGAATTCGGGCGTGGCGTCGGTGACGGCCGACGAGTACACCGACGCCGTCCTCTGCTTCGGCTGGATCACCGGGCAGCGCAAGTCCTGCGACGAGGTGTACTACCTCCAGCGGATCACGCCCCGCCGTCCGCGCAGCGTCTGGTCGCTGGTCAACGTGGAGAAGGTGGAGGCGCTCGTCGAGGCGGGGCGGATGCGCGCGCCGGGCCTCGCGGAGGTCGAGGCGGCGCGCGCGGACGGGCGGTGGGAGGCCGCGTACCCCTCGCAGAGCCTGGCCACCGTTCCCGCCGATCTCGCCGCCGCGCTGGCGGCGGACGAGGCGGCGGGGGACTTCTTCGGGCGGCTCGGCAGGTCCGACCGCTATCTGGTGCTGCTGCGCCTCATGACGGCGTCCACGCCCGAGGTCAGGCAGGCGCGGCTGCGCAGGGCGGTGGCCGCCATGGCCGAGGGCCGCAAGGTCACCTGACGGGCCCGGCCCACCTCATCCGGGCAGGTCCCGCAGGTGCGGGAAGCGGAACTCGGTGCGGCTGCGGAAGGTCTCGTCCGGGCGCAGGACCGTGCCGGGGTGGTCCGGGCGGTTGGGCGAGTCGGGCAGGTGCTGGGTCTCCAGGCAGACGGCGCTGTGCCGGTCGTGGCGGCCGCCGTCGGCGGTGGCCAGGGTGCCGTCCAGCTGGTTGGCGGTGTAGACCTGGATGCCGGGTTCGGTGGTCCACACCTCCATGACCCGTCCGGCGCCGGGTGCGGCGAGGCGGGCCGCGCGGCGCGGTCCGGCGGGCGTGTCCGGGCCGTTGAGGACCCAGCAGTGGTCGAAGCCGCCGGCCCGGCGCAGCTGCTCGTGCGGGAGCGCGAGGCGTTCCGCGAGGGTCCGCGGTGCGGTCAGGTCGAACGGGGTGCCCCGGACGGGTGCGGCCGGAGCCTCGGGGATGCCGTCCTCGTCGACCGGCAGGTAGCGTTCCGCGTCCACCTGGAGGGTGTGGCCGAGGATGTCGCCCTCGCCCGCGAGGTCGAAGTAGGCGTGGTTGGTGAGGTTGACGACGGTGGCGCGGTCGGTGGTCGCCTCGTAGTCGAGCGCGAGGGTGCCGGCCGTGTCGAGGGTGTACGTCACGGTGACGTCCAGCGCGCCGGGGAACCCCATGTCGCCGTCGGGGCTGTGCAGGGTGAGCCGTACGGTGGCTGCCTCGTCGGTGGCGTCGGCCGCGGCCTCCCAGACGCGGGTGTGGAATCCGTCGGGGCCGCCGTGCAGGGCGTGGCCCCGGTCGGTGGCGGGGACCTGGTACTCCGTGCCGTCGAGGGTGAACCTGCCGTGCGCGATGCGGTTGGCGTAGCGCCCGACGAGCGCGCCGAAGAAGGGGTTCTTGCCCGTGTAGTCGTCCAGGGACGGCAGCGAGCGCACGACCGACGCGGGGTCACCGGTGGTGTCGGGCACGGTGAGACGGTGCAGGATGCCGCCGTAGGTAAGGATCTCGGCCCGGACTCCGGTGCCGGAGTCGAGCGTCAGGACGTCGACGTCCGTGGGCCCATGGGCGCCGAACGGTTTGCGGTTCACGGTGGGGCGAGGCATCAAGGATCCTTGGGGCGATCGGACGGCCGAAGCGGCTGGACGGGCGGACCGGGGACGTATGCGCCGGACTCCCCAGGGGTGGCGGGCAGTCCGGGCGGTGTCTACGGCGCGGCCCGGCCGGCGGCGGGCCGGGGAACGGTGGATTCGCGGATGACGAGCCGGTAGCCGGGCCGGGGCCGCCGGGGTTCGCTGACCTGGTCGCCGGAGAGCCGCTCGACCAGGCTGTCGACGGCGAGCCGGGCGATGGCCTCCTTGTCGGGCGCCACGGTGGTCAGCGTCGTGGCCCCGTAGAGGCTCTCCTCGATGTCGTCGAAACCGACGACCGCGACATCCTCGGGGATGCGCAGGCCGCGCTCGGTGAGGGTGCGCATCGCGCCGATGGCGATGAGGTCGTTGTACGCGAACACGGCGTCGGGCCGCTCGCCCCGGTCCAGGAGCGCGGCCATGGCGGAGGCGCCGTCCTCGCGGCCGTATCCGTCGGTGACGACGACCAGCGACTCGTCCGGCTCGACGCCGGCGGCGGCCAGCTCCTCGCGCCAGCCGCGCAGCCGCAGATGGGCGGGCTGGCGTTCGCGTCCTGTGCGGGAGCCGAGGAAGGCGATCCGGCGGTGGCCGAGGCCCAAGAGGTGGCGTACGGCCTCGCGCGCCGCCGCGACGTTGTCGATCGCGATGTGGTCGTACGGGGCCTCGTACTCGCGCTCGCCGAGCAGGACGAGGGGCGCGGTGTCGGCGCGCGCCATCAGGTCCTCGGTCTCCAGGTGGATCGGGCTGAGGATGAGCCCGTCGATGACATGGGACCGGAAGCCCTGACTGACCAGCAGTTCCTTCTCGCGCAGTCCGCCGGTGTGGTCGACCAGCACGGTGTAGTCGTGCCGGGCGGCCGCATCGACGACGGCGCCGGCCAGCTCCGCGAAGTAGGGGTTGCCGAACTCGGGGACGGCGAGCGCGATGATCCCGGTGCGGCCCTTGCGCAGATGGCGGGCGGTGAGGTTCGGCCGGTAGCCGAGCTCGTCGATGGCCTGCTGCACTCTGGCCCGCATCTTCGGTGTGACGTGCTGATAGTTGTTCACCACGTTGGACACGGTCTTGATGGACACGCCCGCCCGTTGCGCAACGTCCTTGAGGCTGACGCCCACGGCACTCCCTGAATCGACTTGTCGCGCGGTGTCGCGCGGTGGCCCGGCTGTGCCGGTTCGGCTCGATCGGCTCGAACGGTGCCGGGGCCGCGGCGGCGGCCCCGGCACCGGTTCAGGTGGTTCTGCGGCCGCGCGCCAGATAGCGCTGGGCCACGACGACAACGATAAGGAACCCGCCACTGACGACCGACTGGTACGAGGAGTTCAGTGTGCCGATCTGGTTGATCAGGTTCTGGATGACCTGGAGCAGCAGGACGCCCCAGAGCGTTCCGCTGATCGATCCGGCGCCGCCGATGAGGAGGGTGCCGCCGATCACGACGGCGGAGATCGCGTCGAGTTCCATGCCCACGCCGAGGATGGTGACCCCGGAGGAGAGCCGGGCGGCGTTGAGCGCGCCGGCGAGCCCGGCCAGCAGTCCGCTGAGCGTGTAGACGAGCATCTTGGTCCGCGCGACGGGCAGCCCCATCAGCGTGGCCGCGTCGCTGCTGCCGCCGACGGCGAAGATCGTCTGCCCGAACGAGGTGCGTTGCAGGAGGAGTCCGCCGGCGCCGAAGAGGGCGAGGGCGACCAGGATCGGGTAGCCGAAGCCCCAGACGCTGCCCTGGCCCAGCTCGGCGAAGGCCGAGTCCTTGGGGACCAGGTAGGTGGTGGCGCCCTCGTCGGTGATCGCGAGGAGCAGGCCGCGCGCCCCGAGCAGGGTGGCGAGGGTGACGATGAAGGGCGCCATTCCGGCGCGTGCCACCAGGAATCCGTTGAGCAGGCCGATCGCACCGCACACCACGAGTGGCGTCAACAGGGCGGGCAGGAAGCCCCATTGGGAGGCCCAGGCGGCGAGCACCCCGCCGAGCGCGAAGACGGAACCGACGGAGAGGTCGATGCCCCCGGTGATGATGACCATGGTCATCCCGAGCGCGACCACGGCCAGGAACGAGGCCTGGACGGTCACTCCGCGGGCGTTGTCCAGGGTGTGGAAGGACGGGTAGATGAAGGACGCGACGATCACGACGGTGAGCAGGACGACCAGCACGCCCTGGCGTTGCAGGAGTTCGGCGATCCGCCGGCCGGTCAGGGACCGCGTTGCGGCCTTGGTGGCGGGCTTGCCGCCGCCCGTCGCGGGGGTCTTGCGCGGTGCCGGTGCGGAGGCCACCGGGGCAGGTGAGGTTTCGTTCATCGGGACCGACGCTCCCGGGCGACGTAGACGGCGGCGATGATGATGGCCGCCTGGGCGATCTGTGCGGTGGAGTCGGGCAGGTCGTGCTTGATGAGGGTGGCGCGCAGCAGCTGCATCAGCAGGGCGCCGGCGACGGTGCCGAGGACGCGGATGGAGCCGCCGTTGAGCGGGGTGCCGCCCACCACGACCGCCGTGATGGCGGAGAGTTCCATGAGCGTGCCGAGCGAGGAGGGGTCGCTGGCGGTGAGCCTGGCGGTGGCCAGGATGCCCGCGAGGGCGGCCAGCACTCCGCAGAGCATGTACACACCGATGAGCACCCGTCGTACGGGGAGACCCGCCAGGGCGGCGGCGGACCGGTTGCCGCCGATGGCGACGACCTGGCGGCCGAAGGTGGTGCGGGTGACGAGGAAGGCCACGGCGCCGGCGAGGACGCCGGCGATGAGGACGACCAGCGGGATACCGAGGAAGGAGCCGGTGCCCAGGGACAGCAGGTCGGGGTTGACGATCTGCTTGAGCTGGCTGTCCGCCATGACCAGGGCGAGGCCGCGGCCGCCGACGAACAGGGCGAGGGTGGCGACGATGGGCTGGAGGCCGACGAGTGAGACCAGGGTGCCGTTGACCGCTCCGACCAGGGCGCCGGCCAGCAGCGCCATGACGAGGGCGGGCACCAGTCCGTAGCCGAGGTAGAGCGGCAGCAGCGCGGCGGCCAGGGCCATGGTCGAGCCGACGGAGAGGTCGACGCCCTCGGTGCCGATGACGAGCGCCATGCCGAGGGCGACGATGACGATGGGGGCGACCTGGACGAGCTGGGTGCGGAGGTTGTCCACGGTCATGAAGTGCTCGGTGAACAGCGCGTTGAAGAGCAGGACGACCGCGACGGCGAGGTAGACGCCGTACTCCTGGTACCAGGCGGGGTCGCGCAGCCGGGCGAGCGGCCGGGCTGCGGGGGTGGAGACTGCGGCCTGGGTCATCGGGGGTCCTCCTTGGCGGCCGGCGCCTTGTCCTCGGGTGCCGGAGAGTGGTCGGCGAGCACTTCGAGCAGATGGCTCTCGGCCACCTCGTCGCCCGCCAGTTCGCCCGCGACCGCGCCGCCGCGCAGGACGACGATGCGGTCGGCGCCCTCGATCAGTTCCTCGATGTCGGAGGAGATGAGCAGGACGGCGAGGCCCTCGCGGGCGAGGTCGTCGATGAGGCTCTGGACCTCCGCCTTGGCGCCGACGTCGATGCCGCGGGTGGGTTCGTCCAGCAGCAGGACCTTGGGTTCCAGGCAGAGCCAGCGGGCCAGCAGGACCTTCTGCTGGTTGCCGCCGGAGAGTTCGCCGACCTTCTGCTCGGGGCTCGCCGCCTTGATCCGGAGGCGCTTCATGAAGATGTCGACGATGCGGTCCTGCTTGGCGCGGGAGACGATGCCGGCGCGGGAGAGGCGGGGCATCGCGGCCAGCACGATGTTCTCGCGGACCGAAAGGCCCGGGACGATGCCCTCGGCCTTGCGGTCCTCGGGCAGCAGGCTGATGCCGGAGCGGATGGCGGCCGCGGAGGTGAGCCGGCGCAGGGTGCGTCCGCCGATGCTCACCTCGCCGGAGTCCAGGCCCAGCGCGCCGGAGAGGGCCTTCGCGGTCTCGCTGCGCCCGGAGCCGAGGAGCCCGCCGAGGCCGAGGACCTCGCCCGCGTACAACTCCAGTGATATGTCGTGCAGTTGGTGGTCGCGGGAGAGGCCGGTCGCGGTGAGCACGGGGGTGCGCGCCACCTCGTGGCCCTCGGAGTCGAAGTGGGTGAGCCCCTCGCGGCGGACCTCTGCCATATCGCGCCCGAGCATCATCGAGACGAGTTGCATCCGGTCCAGGTCGGCGAGGTCGCCGGTGTGGATGTGGTGGCCGTCGCGCAGGACGGTGACCCGGTCGCAGATCCGGTAGAGCTCGTCCATGCGGTGGCTGACGTAGAGCACGGCGATGCCGCGTCCGCGCAGGTCCTCGATGACCCGGAAGAGGGTCTCGACCTCGCGCGGCTCCAGCGAGGAGGTGGGTTCGTCCATGATGACGACCTGGGCGTTGACGGAGACGGCGCGGGCCAGCGCGACCATCTGCTGGGTGCCGATGCCCAGCGTGTGCAGCGGCCGCCTGGGGTCGACGCGGACGCCGAAGCCGTCGAGGAGTCCGGTGGTCTCGCGGTGCATCCGGGCGAAGTCGATCAGGCCGAGCCGGTTCCTGGGCTCGCGGCCGAGGAAGATGTTGCGCGCCACGCTCATCAGCGGGACGAGGTTCACCTCCTGGTAGATCGTGGAGATCCCGGCCTGCTGGGCCTCGAACGGCCGGGCGAAGGCGATCTGTTCGCCGGCCAGCCGCAGTTCTCCCTCGTCGGGCCGGTAGACGCCGGTCAGCACCTTGATGAGGGTGGACTTCCCGGCTCCGTTCTCCCCCACCAGGGCGTGGGTCTCGCCGGCGCGCAGGGAGAAGGAGACGCCGTCGAGGGCGACGACGCCCGGGAACCGCTTGCTCACCGAGCGGGCCTCCAGGACGGCGGGCGCCGGGTCGGCCTCCTTCACAAGGGCGGCGGCGGGCGGGGTGGTCCCCCGCACGCCGGCGGCCGGCTCCGGCGGCTGCGGTACTGCTTCGGGTGGTGCCATGGCTGGTCTTGGCCTTCCGCTCTTCCAAGGGTGTGGGCCCGGTCGCCGCCGTGACGGGTGGGAGCGTCACGGCGGCGGTGGGGCCGACGGGGCCGGGTGCGCGGCCCGCGGGCCGGCGCCCGGTGGTGCCGGGGCGTGTCCGGGACACGCCCTTACGGACAGGTGGGGCCGGGTCGGATCAGAACGCGCCGCCGAGCGATTCCTTGGCGTTCGCCTCGTTGTAGGCGCGGTCGGTGATGATGACGTTCTCCGGGATCTCCTCGCCGCCGTAGAACTTCTGGGCGGTCGCGAAGGCCAGCGGACCGAAGCGCGGGTTGGACTCGATGACGGCGTTGTAGTCGCCGTTGACGATGGCCTGGACGGCGTTGCGGGTGCCGTCGACGGAGACGACCTTGACGTCCTTGCCGGGCTTCTTGCCCGCGGCCTTCAGCGCGGTGACGGCGCCGAGGCCCATCTCGTCGTTCTCCGCGTAGACGGCGGTGATGTCGGGCTTGGACTGGATGAGCTGTTCCATCACCTGCTGGCCCTTGTCACGGGCGAACTCACCGGTCTGCTGGGCGACGATCTCCATGTCGGGGGCCTTGGCCTTGAGCTGGTCGACGAAGCCCTTGGTGCGGTCGGTGGTGACGTTGTTGCCCGACGAGCCGAGGAGGATGGCGACCTTGCCCTTGCCTCCGGTGGACTCGATCATCGCGTCCGCCGCGCGCTTGCCCTGCTCCACGAAGTCGGAGCCCAGGAAGGCCACGTAGTCCTTGCAGGCGGTGGAGTTGAGCTTGCGGTCGATGGTGAGGACCGGGACCTTCTTGGCGGCGGCGGCCTTCAGCGCCGGCTCCAGGCCGTCCGAGTTGAGCGGGGCGACGATGAGGAACTGCGCGCCCTGGGACAGCATGTCCTGGATGTCGCTGATCTGCTTGGACAGCTGCGACTGAGCGTTGGTGGTGAGCAGCTTCTTGACGCCGATCTTCTTGGCCTCGTCCTTGATGGACTGGGTCTCGGCGATACGGAAGGGGTTGGCCTCCTTCTCCGACTGGGAGAAGCCGACCACCGCGTTCTTCAGGTCGAGCTTCGGTGCCCCGTACGCCTCCAGCGAGCAGCCGGAACCGGACGAGGACTCGGGGGTCTTGGCCGCCTGGGCGCCCTGGCTGCTGTCCGCGTTCGCGGAGTCCGAGGACTCCGACTTGGAGCAGCCGGAGGCGGCCAGCGTGGCGGTGGCGGCGAGGAGGCAGGCCACGGCGAGGGTACGGGATCGGCGCTGGATCATCATGCGCGGGAGCTCCTTGGCGGGATGACGGCACGCCGAGGGGCGTGCGGTCGGTCATGGCTGGACGATGCATCGGCCGCTGCACGGCGGCTGATGTCACTGCACTCACGGCCCCGCTAGGAGACGGCCCCTAGCTGCACAAACTGTGGTCGTGAGAGCCTGCGCGGCCTCTCGGCGGCTCGGTTTACAACGTTATATAGGCGGCGCGGCACGGGCGGCAAGAGCGTTGTCGATGCGTTTCCAAAATGTGTCGGAGCCGCCCGTCCCGCCCGGACCGCCCCGGCCCACGGGATACTGCCGGGCCCCTGGACAGCCGCTCGGCGGCGTGCTGTCATACCGCCGGAACCCCATTTTCCAACGTTGCATAGAAAGTGCCGCCCCGCCCTCCCCGGATCGCGACGGCGCTCTTCGTCGTGCGCGCAGCCGGTCCGGACCGCTGCGCCGTGGCGGCCCCCCTTGTCTGATGCGCCTTTCTTGAGCCGGAGCCCCATGCCCGGCAGAGCAGGAGCCCTCCCCCATGCCCCTGAACCGCAGACAACTCATGACCGGCGCCCTCGCCACCGTCGCCGCCACCACGGCGGCCGGCCGCTGGTCGTCCACCGCGACGGCCGCCGGACACCGGGTGGACCCGGCCCGCGGCGGCCACTACTCCCCCAACGCCGCTCCCCTGCACCCGACCGCCTTCCTGCGGCTCCCGCCCGGCCGGGTCACCGCGCGGGGCTGGCTCGCCGGACAGCTGAAACTCCAGCTCGACGGGTTGTGCGGCCGCTACGAGGAGTTCTCGCACTTCCTGGACTTCACGGCCACCGGCTGGGTCCGCCCGGACCTCGGCGGCTGGGAGGAGGTGCCGTACTGGCTGCGCGGCTACACCGACCTGGCGATCGTCACGGGCGACGCGACGGCCCTGGCGGCGGTGCGCCGCTGGTTCGACGCGATCCTCGCCACCCAGCAGTCCGACGGGTTCTTCGGCCCGAAAGCACTGCGCACGTCGCTGAACGGCGGCCCGGACTTCTGGCCGTTCCTGCCGCTGGTGCAGGCCCTGCGCTCCTGGCAGGAGTACTCAGGCGACAACCGGATCATCCCCTTCCTGAGCCGGTTCTTCCGCTACATGAACGCCCAGGGCCCCGGCGCCTTCGACACCAGCTGGATCGCGCTGCGCTGGGGCGATGGTCTCGACAGCGTGTTCTGGCTGTTCAACCGGACCGGTGACACCTTCCTGCTGGACCTCGCGGACAAGATCCACGCGTACGGTGCCGACTGGGGCGACAACCTGGTCGACGCGCACAACGTGAACATCGC comes from Streptomyces sp. Mut1 and encodes:
- a CDS encoding sugar ABC transporter ATP-binding protein; amino-acid sequence: MAPPEAVPQPPEPAAGVRGTTPPAAALVKEADPAPAVLEARSVSKRFPGVVALDGVSFSLRAGETHALVGENGAGKSTLIKVLTGVYRPDEGELRLAGEQIAFARPFEAQQAGISTIYQEVNLVPLMSVARNIFLGREPRNRLGLIDFARMHRETTGLLDGFGVRVDPRRPLHTLGIGTQQMVALARAVSVNAQVVIMDEPTSSLEPREVETLFRVIEDLRGRGIAVLYVSHRMDELYRICDRVTVLRDGHHIHTGDLADLDRMQLVSMMLGRDMAEVRREGLTHFDSEGHEVARTPVLTATGLSRDHQLHDISLELYAGEVLGLGGLLGSGRSETAKALSGALGLDSGEVSIGGRTLRRLTSAAAIRSGISLLPEDRKAEGIVPGLSVRENIVLAAMPRLSRAGIVSRAKQDRIVDIFMKRLRIKAASPEQKVGELSGGNQQKVLLARWLCLEPKVLLLDEPTRGIDVGAKAEVQSLIDDLAREGLAVLLISSDIEELIEGADRIVVLRGGAVAGELAGDEVAESHLLEVLADHSPAPEDKAPAAKEDPR
- a CDS encoding ABC transporter substrate-binding protein — encoded protein: MMIQRRSRTLAVACLLAATATLAASGCSKSESSDSANADSSQGAQAAKTPESSSGSGCSLEAYGAPKLDLKNAVVGFSQSEKEANPFRIAETQSIKDEAKKIGVKKLLTTNAQSQLSKQISDIQDMLSQGAQFLIVAPLNSDGLEPALKAAAAKKVPVLTIDRKLNSTACKDYVAFLGSDFVEQGKRAADAMIESTGGKGKVAILLGSSGNNVTTDRTKGFVDQLKAKAPDMEIVAQQTGEFARDKGQQVMEQLIQSKPDITAVYAENDEMGLGAVTALKAAGKKPGKDVKVVSVDGTRNAVQAIVNGDYNAVIESNPRFGPLAFATAQKFYGGEEIPENVIITDRAYNEANAKESLGGAF